Proteins encoded by one window of Channa argus isolate prfri chromosome 1, Channa argus male v1.0, whole genome shotgun sequence:
- the myclb gene encoding protein L-Myc-1b isoform X1, whose amino-acid sequence MKTQKGFSPVTPAPMPGISSTASRYENWDMDHLDHYQHYFYDDHDPDEDFFKSTAPSEDIWKKFELVPTPPMSPIRAVEGSGRVGLGHPSLGDKLEWVSQFLGQEDEQQQQQHHHHHHHQLQDFPCKLTTASESFGNLSSIIIQDCMWSGFSAGQQLERVVGERCAASCPGTGAPAKATGVTSPGRGQNAPADTAAHSGLVTDCVDPAAVLTFPLIGGCKKQVSSGSESHSDSSEDEDDKDEDEEEIDVVTVEHKQQCKPRRLVNTRKPVTITVRADPLDPGMKRFHISIHQQQHNYAAPSPDTLPSPPEPPRKRVRQEAIVQATQPHQNSYYHQPRAGHTPLNLDSRKSCVTVPGVRSESPNLSASSPTSSSSPSSPPSSCSSSSFYPQISPPKQHSFSHFSSPQSSDCEDTDKRKAHNFLERKRRNDLRSRFLSLRDEIPGLADCPKTPKVAILTRATEYLQQLHVSERQKAQERKQLKAKQLQLLQRLAQLKRS is encoded by the exons ATGAAGACGCAGAAAGGTTTTTCACCCGTAACACCAG CCCCCATGCCGGGCATAAGCTCCACCGCCTCTCGTTATGAAAACTGGGACATGGATCATCTCGACCACTATCAACATTATTTCTACGACGACCACGATCCGGACGAGGATTTCTTCAAGTCTACAGCTCCCAGCGAGGATATATGGAAGAAATTTGAGCTGGTACCGACCCCGCCCATGTCCCCTATCCGGGCAGTGGAAGGGTCGGGCAGGGTCGGGCTGGGGCACCCGTCCCTGGGGGACAAGCTGGAATGGGTCTCCCAGTTCTTGGGGCAGGAGgacgagcagcagcagcagcagcaccatcaccaccaccaccaccagctgCAGGACTTTCCTTGCAAGCTGACCACGGCCAGTGAGTCCTTCGGGAACCTTAGCTCCATCATCATCCAGGACTGCATGTGGAGCGGCTTCTCGGCTGGCCAGCAGCTCGAGAGAGTCGTCGGGGAGCGCTGCGCAGCCTCTTGTCCCGGGACAGGGGCGCCTGCCAAAGCCACTGGCGTCACATCCCCGGGGAGGGGGCAGAATGCCCCGGCTGACACGGCAGCCCACAGTGGCTTGGTTACGGACTGTGTTGATCCCGCGGCGGTGCTGACTTTCCCGTTAATCGGTGGATGTAAGAAACAAGTGTCCTCTGGTTCAGAGTCTCACAGCGACTCTTCAG aagatgaagatgacaaggatgaggatgaagaggagatTGATGTGGTGACAGTGGAGCACAAGCAGCAATGTAAGCCTCGTCGATTGGTCAACACCCGTAAACCTGTGACCATAACGGTGCGCGCCGACCCCCTAGACCCCGGcatgaagcgtttccacatttcaATCCACCAACAGCAGCACAACTATGCTGCCCCCTCCCCAGACACTCTCCCCTCACCACCTGAACCACCTCGGAAGAGGGTTCGCCAGGAGGCCATCGTGCAGGCGACCCAGCCTCACCAGAACTCATATTACCACCAGCCCCGGGCGGGCCATACCCCTCTGAACTTAGACAGCAGAAAGTCTTGTGTGACCGTACCTGGAGTCAGGTCAGAGTCACCCAACTTGAGCGCCTCCTCTCCTACCTCCTCCTCATCGCCTTcgtctcctccctcctcctgttcttcttcctccttctatCCCCAAATCTCACCCCCTAAGCAACACTCTTTCTCCCACTTCTCCAGTCCCCAGTCCTCCGATTGCGAGGACACAGACAAACGCAAGGCGCACAACTTCCTCGAGCGCAAACGACGGAACGACCTGCGCTCACGTTTTCTGTCGTTGCGTGACGAGATCCCGGGCTTAGCAGACTGCCCCAAGACTCCCAAGGTGGCGATCCTCACACGAGCCACAGAgtacctgcagcagctgcatgtCAGCGAGAGGCAGAAGGCTCAGGAGAGGAAGCAGCTAAAAGccaagcagctgcagctgctgcagcggCTGGCTCAGCTCAAAAGGTCCTGA
- the myclb gene encoding protein L-Myc-1b isoform X2: MPGISSTASRYENWDMDHLDHYQHYFYDDHDPDEDFFKSTAPSEDIWKKFELVPTPPMSPIRAVEGSGRVGLGHPSLGDKLEWVSQFLGQEDEQQQQQHHHHHHHQLQDFPCKLTTASESFGNLSSIIIQDCMWSGFSAGQQLERVVGERCAASCPGTGAPAKATGVTSPGRGQNAPADTAAHSGLVTDCVDPAAVLTFPLIGGCKKQVSSGSESHSDSSEDEDDKDEDEEEIDVVTVEHKQQCKPRRLVNTRKPVTITVRADPLDPGMKRFHISIHQQQHNYAAPSPDTLPSPPEPPRKRVRQEAIVQATQPHQNSYYHQPRAGHTPLNLDSRKSCVTVPGVRSESPNLSASSPTSSSSPSSPPSSCSSSSFYPQISPPKQHSFSHFSSPQSSDCEDTDKRKAHNFLERKRRNDLRSRFLSLRDEIPGLADCPKTPKVAILTRATEYLQQLHVSERQKAQERKQLKAKQLQLLQRLAQLKRS; the protein is encoded by the exons ATGCCGGGCATAAGCTCCACCGCCTCTCGTTATGAAAACTGGGACATGGATCATCTCGACCACTATCAACATTATTTCTACGACGACCACGATCCGGACGAGGATTTCTTCAAGTCTACAGCTCCCAGCGAGGATATATGGAAGAAATTTGAGCTGGTACCGACCCCGCCCATGTCCCCTATCCGGGCAGTGGAAGGGTCGGGCAGGGTCGGGCTGGGGCACCCGTCCCTGGGGGACAAGCTGGAATGGGTCTCCCAGTTCTTGGGGCAGGAGgacgagcagcagcagcagcagcaccatcaccaccaccaccaccagctgCAGGACTTTCCTTGCAAGCTGACCACGGCCAGTGAGTCCTTCGGGAACCTTAGCTCCATCATCATCCAGGACTGCATGTGGAGCGGCTTCTCGGCTGGCCAGCAGCTCGAGAGAGTCGTCGGGGAGCGCTGCGCAGCCTCTTGTCCCGGGACAGGGGCGCCTGCCAAAGCCACTGGCGTCACATCCCCGGGGAGGGGGCAGAATGCCCCGGCTGACACGGCAGCCCACAGTGGCTTGGTTACGGACTGTGTTGATCCCGCGGCGGTGCTGACTTTCCCGTTAATCGGTGGATGTAAGAAACAAGTGTCCTCTGGTTCAGAGTCTCACAGCGACTCTTCAG aagatgaagatgacaaggatgaggatgaagaggagatTGATGTGGTGACAGTGGAGCACAAGCAGCAATGTAAGCCTCGTCGATTGGTCAACACCCGTAAACCTGTGACCATAACGGTGCGCGCCGACCCCCTAGACCCCGGcatgaagcgtttccacatttcaATCCACCAACAGCAGCACAACTATGCTGCCCCCTCCCCAGACACTCTCCCCTCACCACCTGAACCACCTCGGAAGAGGGTTCGCCAGGAGGCCATCGTGCAGGCGACCCAGCCTCACCAGAACTCATATTACCACCAGCCCCGGGCGGGCCATACCCCTCTGAACTTAGACAGCAGAAAGTCTTGTGTGACCGTACCTGGAGTCAGGTCAGAGTCACCCAACTTGAGCGCCTCCTCTCCTACCTCCTCCTCATCGCCTTcgtctcctccctcctcctgttcttcttcctccttctatCCCCAAATCTCACCCCCTAAGCAACACTCTTTCTCCCACTTCTCCAGTCCCCAGTCCTCCGATTGCGAGGACACAGACAAACGCAAGGCGCACAACTTCCTCGAGCGCAAACGACGGAACGACCTGCGCTCACGTTTTCTGTCGTTGCGTGACGAGATCCCGGGCTTAGCAGACTGCCCCAAGACTCCCAAGGTGGCGATCCTCACACGAGCCACAGAgtacctgcagcagctgcatgtCAGCGAGAGGCAGAAGGCTCAGGAGAGGAAGCAGCTAAAAGccaagcagctgcagctgctgcagcggCTGGCTCAGCTCAAAAGGTCCTGA